A portion of the Natronococcus sp. AD-5 genome contains these proteins:
- a CDS encoding DUF63 family protein — MDEYIERYGAERVWAATVAILAVGIAAAALLFPQRVYVDLIWQYYWGPVVADAQDMSCVAWADGAEVPCAEAPADAGPTASPGYTFVSYAGYIPTLLLLLIGISFLIQRLEIERYRAGFYGLFPFMLFGGALRVVEDTNVAAYRQTGELAIELPWSGLLISPLIYFTVFLVALVAVVSSVWLDRNDYVSGYEYPLFGIGTAALTVTVGYLGYLAATEPYATFHWGLLLTTLVGATVTTAITWIAIGRFAPEINSGTRFMGVVVIWAHSVDGVANVIGLDWATVFGLPRNLVPKHPINAAIVNYTGTVLPESITSVTGEAWPFLLVKLAAAVVVIALFNDEIFDESPRFAYLLMIAVVAVGLGPGTRDMLRATFGV, encoded by the coding sequence ATGGACGAGTACATCGAACGGTACGGGGCCGAGCGGGTCTGGGCCGCGACCGTCGCGATCCTCGCTGTCGGTATCGCAGCCGCCGCGTTGCTGTTCCCCCAGCGGGTGTACGTCGACCTTATCTGGCAGTACTACTGGGGTCCGGTCGTCGCCGACGCGCAGGATATGTCCTGCGTCGCGTGGGCCGACGGCGCGGAGGTTCCCTGTGCTGAGGCGCCGGCCGACGCCGGTCCGACCGCCTCGCCGGGGTACACGTTCGTCTCTTACGCGGGTTACATCCCGACGCTCCTGCTGTTGTTGATCGGAATCAGCTTCCTCATCCAGCGACTCGAGATCGAGCGCTACCGGGCCGGCTTCTACGGCCTGTTCCCGTTCATGCTGTTCGGGGGTGCCCTGCGCGTCGTCGAGGATACGAACGTCGCGGCCTACCGCCAGACCGGCGAACTCGCGATCGAACTGCCGTGGTCCGGGCTCCTGATCAGCCCGCTGATCTACTTTACGGTCTTCCTGGTCGCGCTCGTCGCCGTCGTGTCGTCGGTCTGGCTCGACCGGAACGACTACGTCTCGGGCTACGAGTACCCGCTGTTCGGAATCGGAACCGCCGCGCTGACGGTCACGGTCGGCTATCTCGGCTATCTCGCCGCTACGGAGCCGTACGCGACGTTCCACTGGGGCCTGCTGTTGACGACGCTCGTCGGCGCGACCGTTACGACGGCGATCACCTGGATCGCCATCGGCCGCTTCGCCCCCGAAATCAACAGCGGGACCCGGTTCATGGGCGTCGTCGTCATCTGGGCCCACTCGGTCGACGGGGTCGCGAACGTCATCGGCCTCGACTGGGCGACCGTCTTCGGCCTCCCGCGCAATCTCGTTCCGAAACACCCGATCAACGCCGCGATCGTCAACTACACCGGTACGGTTCTTCCCGAAAGCATCACCAGCGTCACCGGCGAGGCGTGGCCGTTCCTGCTCGTGAAACTCGCCGCCGCGGTCGTCGTGATCGCGCTGTTCAACGACGAAATCTTCGACGAGAGCCCCCGGTTCGCGTACCTGCTCATGATCGCCGTCGTCGCCGTCGGTCTCGGACCGGGGACCCGCGACATGCTGCGGGCCACATTCGGCGTCTGA
- a CDS encoding DUF2391 domain-containing protein encodes MSRTNSRPESDDPPSAPDVDRLFEELEELEGLVDDPAEREQVRRTMRVARRIPGLNALEGGIGKYTVRDVAEAFVGSILLALPMLVEDGVFVIAEHLAASTVSGVPIFLVANVLFIVLLTTGLIYWTDIREVSVTNPIFGFVPRRLIGVLGISFVTAAGLMVVWGRLFADDPSTAEAFARITVVWAAGAFGAALGDILPGESDGYDVTIDTIDEIVGSER; translated from the coding sequence ATGTCCCGTACGAATTCGCGACCCGAGAGCGACGATCCTCCCTCGGCGCCCGACGTCGACCGGCTGTTCGAAGAACTCGAGGAACTCGAGGGGCTCGTCGACGACCCGGCCGAACGCGAGCAGGTCCGGCGGACGATGCGGGTGGCTCGCCGCATTCCCGGGTTGAACGCCCTCGAGGGCGGGATCGGGAAGTACACGGTCCGCGACGTGGCGGAGGCGTTCGTGGGAAGTATCCTCCTCGCGCTGCCGATGCTCGTCGAGGACGGCGTCTTCGTGATCGCCGAGCACCTCGCGGCGTCCACCGTTTCGGGGGTGCCGATCTTTCTGGTCGCGAACGTCCTCTTTATCGTCCTGCTCACGACCGGCCTGATCTACTGGACCGACATTCGCGAGGTGTCGGTGACGAACCCGATCTTCGGATTCGTTCCCCGCCGATTGATCGGCGTACTGGGGATCTCGTTCGTCACGGCGGCGGGGCTGATGGTCGTGTGGGGCCGCCTCTTCGCCGACGACCCGTCGACTGCGGAGGCGTTCGCCCGAATCACCGTCGTCTGGGCGGCCGGCGCCTTCGGCGCCGCACTGGGTGACATTTTGCCGGGCGAGAGCGACGGATACGACGTAACGATCGACACCATAGACGAGATCGTCGGCTCCGAGCGGTAA
- a CDS encoding NOP5/NOP56 family protein, whose product MTEDSPADAGWFAGLEPDDLEAGAAAIADGTAPEPADWPSRALEAGFASDEDDYYDRLKEATTTATRAAVERRERADDRQLVHAVRAMDDCRRTANELAERLAEWGGTIDPDAGTGVAYARELIDAERDVDHPRVVSLAERVVSLADEAEELREYVERETPTVAPNLAALAGPVLAARLISLAGGLENLAKKPSGTIQVLGAEDALFAHLRGHAPSPKHGIIYTHDAVRGTHPDHRGSAARALAGKLAIAARVDHYSGERKPELEAELTDRIETIQARSAAGGDDETGGGADE is encoded by the coding sequence ATGACGGAGGATTCACCCGCGGACGCGGGTTGGTTCGCGGGCCTCGAGCCCGACGACCTCGAGGCCGGCGCCGCCGCGATCGCCGACGGGACGGCTCCGGAGCCGGCCGACTGGCCGAGCCGCGCGCTCGAGGCGGGCTTCGCGAGCGACGAGGACGACTACTACGATCGCCTCAAGGAGGCGACGACGACCGCGACCCGCGCCGCCGTCGAACGGCGGGAACGGGCGGACGACCGCCAGCTCGTCCACGCGGTTCGGGCGATGGACGACTGTCGCCGGACGGCGAACGAACTCGCCGAACGGCTGGCCGAGTGGGGCGGGACGATCGATCCCGACGCGGGAACCGGCGTCGCGTACGCTCGAGAGCTGATCGACGCTGAACGGGACGTCGACCACCCGCGCGTCGTCTCGCTGGCCGAGCGCGTCGTCTCGCTCGCGGACGAGGCGGAGGAACTCCGGGAGTACGTCGAGCGCGAGACGCCGACCGTCGCGCCGAACCTCGCCGCGCTCGCCGGACCGGTGCTCGCGGCCAGGCTGATCTCGCTCGCCGGCGGCCTCGAGAACCTGGCGAAGAAGCCCAGCGGAACGATTCAGGTGCTCGGCGCCGAGGACGCCCTGTTCGCTCACCTTCGCGGGCACGCCCCGTCGCCGAAGCACGGAATTATCTACACGCACGACGCGGTGCGGGGAACCCACCCCGACCACAGGGGCTCCGCGGCCCGCGCGCTCGCCGGGAAGCTCGCCATCGCCGCTCGCGTCGACCACTACTCGGGCGAACGGAAGCCCGAACTCGAGGCCGAACTCACCGACCGTATCGAAACGATTCAGGCTCGGTCGGCGGCCGGTGGGGACGACGAGACCGGAGGTGGGGCAGATGAGTGA
- a CDS encoding fibrillarin-like rRNA/tRNA 2'-O-methyltransferase, with protein sequence MSDRELPAGVERHAFDGTTRLATRGEPVYGEPTDGEWRAWNPNRSKLGAMLELEMDAGLAGGETVLYLGAASGTTASHVADFAGPTYAVEFAARPARDLLEAADSRPRLFPLLKDARKPERYAHMVESDVDAIVQDVATRGQARVALENRRFLADDGRLLVAIKARSEDVTRDPDDVYDDVREELSEGYELLETKRLDEYHADHLGIVARPR encoded by the coding sequence ATGAGTGACCGCGAACTGCCCGCCGGCGTCGAGCGCCACGCGTTCGACGGGACGACCCGCCTCGCGACGCGCGGAGAGCCGGTCTACGGCGAACCGACGGACGGCGAGTGGCGCGCCTGGAACCCCAACCGGTCGAAACTCGGTGCGATGCTCGAACTCGAGATGGACGCCGGCCTCGCAGGTGGCGAAACCGTGCTCTACCTCGGCGCCGCCAGCGGGACGACGGCGAGCCACGTCGCCGACTTCGCCGGTCCGACGTACGCCGTCGAGTTCGCGGCCCGTCCGGCGCGGGACCTCCTCGAGGCGGCCGACTCCCGGCCCCGACTCTTCCCGCTGCTCAAGGACGCGCGAAAACCCGAGCGCTACGCCCACATGGTCGAGTCCGACGTCGACGCGATCGTCCAGGACGTCGCGACGCGCGGACAGGCCCGCGTCGCGCTCGAGAACCGGCGCTTCCTCGCCGACGACGGCCGGCTGCTGGTCGCGATCAAGGCCAGGAGCGAGGACGTGACGCGCGATCCGGACGACGTCTACGACGACGTTCGCGAGGAACTGTCCGAGGGGTACGAACTGCTCGAGACGAAGCGACTCGACGAGTATCACGCGGACCACCTCGGAATCGTCGCCCGTCCTCGATAA
- a CDS encoding fatty acid--CoA ligase, producing MSEHPTIGDTLEQSVDRHPDRDAIVYPRKDQRWTYAAFDERVNRLANALLEAGIEKGDRVATVLQNGSEMALTVYACAKIGAVFTPLNFRLPAGEIEYIVDDAGAKLLLFESATREAVEGARPSLETVDEYAYVDDDAPAYARGFYELLESGSAERPDVSVDEDDVYAFIYTSGTTGRPKGVVHEHRSMVEHNLLCIAEMNLTRDDVGLSVMPLYHCAELHCNLFPRIHRGAATVIHHEFEPEAALEAIENHGVTVLFAAPTAWNALSLTAAETDVDVSSLRLGLYGAAPMPEQVLDNCVEHLCETYVQAYGMTEIGPAGVFQPPGDQRSKQGCAGLPALNHELRVVEPDADPDREVDDGEVGEILIAGPCTMREYWNRPDATERSLREADGTTWYYTGDLGYLDDDGYLYVVDRKDDMIVSGGENIYPAEVEDVLFAHDGVEEAAVVGEPDDEWGELVVAYVVADGVSADELDSFVVESDRLADFKRPRTYCFVDELPKNPSGKIQKFKLRDAEVDLEPETETVSP from the coding sequence ATGTCTGAACACCCCACGATCGGTGACACGCTCGAGCAGTCGGTCGACCGCCACCCCGACCGGGACGCGATCGTTTACCCGCGAAAGGATCAGCGATGGACGTACGCGGCGTTCGACGAGCGCGTCAACCGGCTGGCGAACGCCCTGCTCGAGGCCGGTATCGAGAAGGGGGATCGGGTCGCGACCGTCCTCCAGAACGGGTCGGAGATGGCGCTTACCGTCTACGCCTGCGCGAAGATCGGCGCCGTGTTCACCCCGCTGAACTTCCGCCTTCCGGCGGGCGAGATCGAGTACATCGTCGACGACGCCGGAGCGAAACTGCTCCTGTTCGAATCCGCGACCAGGGAGGCCGTCGAGGGCGCTCGTCCGTCCCTCGAGACCGTCGACGAGTACGCGTACGTCGACGACGACGCGCCGGCGTACGCGCGGGGGTTCTACGAACTGCTCGAGTCGGGATCCGCCGAGCGACCCGACGTATCGGTCGACGAGGACGACGTCTACGCGTTCATCTACACGTCGGGAACGACGGGGCGCCCGAAGGGCGTCGTCCACGAACACCGGAGCATGGTCGAGCACAACCTCCTGTGTATCGCGGAGATGAACCTCACGCGCGACGACGTCGGACTGTCGGTGATGCCGCTGTACCACTGCGCCGAACTCCACTGTAACCTGTTTCCGCGGATCCATCGCGGTGCGGCGACCGTCATCCACCACGAGTTCGAACCGGAGGCGGCCCTCGAAGCGATCGAGAACCACGGCGTCACGGTCCTGTTCGCCGCGCCGACGGCCTGGAACGCCCTCTCGCTGACCGCCGCCGAGACGGACGTCGACGTCTCGTCGCTCAGACTCGGCTTGTACGGGGCGGCGCCGATGCCCGAACAGGTGCTCGACAACTGCGTGGAGCACCTCTGCGAGACGTACGTCCAGGCCTACGGCATGACCGAGATCGGACCCGCGGGCGTGTTCCAGCCGCCGGGAGACCAGCGCTCGAAACAGGGCTGTGCCGGACTCCCCGCTCTCAACCACGAACTGCGCGTGGTCGAGCCCGACGCGGATCCGGATCGGGAAGTCGACGACGGCGAGGTCGGCGAGATCCTGATCGCCGGCCCGTGCACGATGCGCGAGTACTGGAACCGTCCGGACGCGACCGAGCGGTCGCTGCGCGAGGCCGACGGAACGACGTGGTACTACACCGGCGACCTGGGCTATCTCGACGACGACGGCTACCTCTACGTCGTCGACCGGAAAGACGACATGATCGTCTCGGGCGGCGAGAACATCTACCCGGCCGAAGTGGAGGACGTGCTGTTCGCACACGACGGCGTCGAGGAGGCGGCCGTCGTCGGCGAACCGGACGACGAGTGGGGCGAACTGGTCGTCGCGTACGTCGTCGCCGACGGCGTCTCCGCGGACGAACTGGACTCGTTCGTCGTCGAGAGCGATCGGCTCGCGGACTTCAAGCGGCCGCGGACGTACTGCTTCGTCGACGAGCTTCCCAAGAATCCGAGCGGCAAGATCCAGAAGTTCAAACTTCGAGACGCCGAGGTCGACCTCGAGCCCGAAACGGAGACCGTCTCCCCCTGA
- a CDS encoding glutamate--cysteine ligase has product MERGSPESFTRMGTLGIEEEFYVVDERGRPTSGTDELVYEREPPEILVNRLDHELFKCVIETQTPLIETPGDARDRLFEVRRALVEHAERHGFQIAAAGLHPLAKWRELEHAEKPRYRSQLDRIQYPQHRNTTAGVHVHVGVDDADKAVWIANELRWSMPVMLALSANSPYWDGFDTGLQSARAKIFEGLPNTGMPTSFADFEDFDRFERRMLETNAIEDRGELWYDVRPHTAHGTVELRTPDGQADPDVVMAFVEYAHALVEALAEEYEDGTPGRRHRRELLDENKWRAIRHGHDVALIDRDLEGTVDLGELVDRECERLGIDGIKRVYERESGAERQRRLLETEGPDALCESLLLEGT; this is encoded by the coding sequence ATGGAACGCGGGTCGCCGGAATCGTTCACGCGCATGGGCACGCTGGGGATCGAGGAGGAGTTCTACGTGGTCGACGAGCGCGGCCGCCCGACGAGCGGTACCGACGAACTCGTCTACGAACGCGAGCCGCCGGAAATCCTCGTTAATCGGCTCGATCACGAACTGTTCAAGTGCGTCATCGAGACCCAGACGCCCCTGATCGAAACGCCCGGCGACGCCCGCGATCGGCTGTTCGAGGTCCGTCGAGCGCTGGTCGAGCACGCCGAACGTCACGGGTTCCAGATCGCCGCGGCGGGCCTGCACCCGCTGGCGAAGTGGCGCGAACTCGAGCACGCCGAGAAACCCCGCTATCGCTCCCAGCTCGATCGTATCCAGTACCCCCAGCACCGCAACACGACCGCCGGCGTCCACGTCCACGTCGGCGTCGACGACGCCGACAAGGCGGTCTGGATCGCCAACGAACTGCGCTGGTCCATGCCGGTCATGCTGGCGCTCTCGGCGAACTCGCCGTACTGGGACGGGTTCGACACCGGACTCCAGTCCGCCCGCGCGAAGATCTTCGAGGGACTGCCGAACACGGGGATGCCGACTTCCTTCGCGGACTTCGAGGACTTCGATCGGTTCGAACGACGGATGCTCGAGACGAACGCGATCGAGGACCGCGGCGAACTCTGGTACGACGTGCGCCCCCACACGGCCCACGGAACGGTCGAGCTGCGGACGCCGGACGGGCAGGCGGATCCCGACGTCGTGATGGCGTTCGTCGAGTACGCCCACGCACTCGTCGAGGCGCTCGCCGAGGAGTACGAGGACGGGACGCCCGGCCGCCGGCACCGGCGGGAGCTCCTCGACGAGAACAAGTGGCGGGCGATCCGCCACGGTCACGACGTCGCCCTCATCGACCGCGACCTCGAGGGGACCGTCGACCTCGGCGAACTCGTCGACCGCGAGTGCGAGCGGCTGGGGATCGACGGCATCAAGCGCGTCTACGAGCGCGAGAGCGGCGCCGAGAGACAGCGCCGGTTGCTCGAAACCGAAGGGCCCGACGCCCTCTGCGAATCCCTGCTTCTCGAGGGTACGTAA
- a CDS encoding helix-turn-helix domain-containing protein, which yields MAPDDTDEHRGEERVGDDESFEAEGRNAAVEEVDQRIVDLLSWILDTETRAKIYVHLLATPGSTSEEVAKGTGLYPSTVREALAELHEEERVSREKRASEGAGNNPYEYTAIQPSELVGGVVDQVQRELNTIFTLDRVLDRQTEDQPALEEDLEPVTITVDDAPMSGDDNEADSISVENDIEIEAVDANVEEGPDEEETDDPLEE from the coding sequence ATGGCTCCAGATGACACCGACGAACACCGAGGGGAGGAGCGAGTCGGAGACGACGAGTCGTTCGAGGCGGAGGGGCGGAACGCGGCCGTCGAGGAGGTCGATCAGCGGATCGTCGATCTGCTGTCGTGGATTCTCGACACGGAAACGCGCGCGAAGATCTACGTCCACCTGCTGGCGACCCCCGGCAGCACCTCCGAGGAGGTCGCGAAGGGGACCGGGCTCTACCCCAGCACCGTTCGCGAGGCGCTCGCCGAACTCCACGAGGAAGAGCGCGTCAGCCGGGAGAAGCGCGCGAGCGAGGGGGCCGGCAACAACCCGTACGAGTACACGGCGATCCAGCCGAGCGAGCTCGTCGGCGGCGTCGTCGACCAGGTACAGCGGGAACTGAACACGATCTTCACGCTCGATCGCGTCCTCGACCGACAGACGGAGGACCAGCCCGCGCTCGAGGAGGACCTCGAACCGGTCACGATCACCGTCGACGACGCGCCGATGTCGGGCGACGATAACGAGGCCGATTCGATCTCGGTCGAGAACGACATCGAGATCGAAGCGGTCGACGCGAACGTCGAAGAGGGTCCCGACGAGGAGGAGACCGACGATCCGCTCGAAGAGTAA
- a CDS encoding M24 family metallopeptidase translates to MDKRARLERYLETHELDSVWFARPNSFAWLTGGSNVVDRETDAGVAAVGYDGTDVRILTDNIEADRIAAEELPDLDADAVSIERFPWYASSLAEAIAARTDGERVAADVDVPGLERVDPTGLRQPLTERDRERYRELGRRTAAAVESVCRELQSEDTEREVASALRVALSARDIESPVALVGGSDRATRYRHYTPTEAELGDYVLVSVTAERAGLHASCTRAVAFDPPEWLEERHRAAARVETTALAATRTAAADGGTAGDVFGAIRDAYAAVGYECEWEHHHQGGAAGFAGREWIATPEHDAAVESPMAYAWNPTVQGAKSEDTALVTEDEIAVLTTTDRWPTVTASAVDRDVQLERPAVLGLEDD, encoded by the coding sequence ATGGACAAGCGCGCGCGACTCGAGCGCTACCTCGAGACGCACGAACTCGACTCGGTCTGGTTCGCCCGGCCGAACTCGTTCGCCTGGCTCACGGGCGGGAGCAACGTCGTCGACCGCGAGACCGACGCCGGCGTCGCGGCCGTCGGCTACGACGGCACCGACGTACGGATCCTGACGGACAACATCGAGGCCGACCGGATCGCGGCCGAAGAGCTTCCGGATCTCGACGCGGACGCGGTGTCGATCGAACGGTTCCCCTGGTACGCGTCCTCGCTCGCCGAGGCCATCGCGGCCCGGACCGACGGCGAGCGGGTAGCCGCCGACGTCGACGTCCCCGGGCTCGAGCGCGTCGATCCGACGGGACTGCGCCAGCCGCTGACCGAGCGCGACCGGGAGCGCTACCGCGAACTGGGACGACGGACGGCCGCGGCGGTCGAATCCGTCTGTCGCGAACTGCAGTCAGAAGACACCGAACGCGAGGTCGCGTCCGCGCTCCGGGTCGCGCTCTCGGCGCGCGACATCGAGTCGCCGGTCGCGCTCGTCGGCGGGAGCGACCGCGCGACGCGGTACCGCCACTACACGCCGACGGAGGCCGAACTCGGCGACTACGTCCTCGTCTCGGTCACCGCCGAGCGCGCGGGACTCCACGCGAGCTGTACCCGCGCCGTCGCCTTCGACCCGCCGGAGTGGCTCGAGGAGAGACACCGCGCCGCGGCCCGCGTCGAGACTACGGCACTCGCGGCGACGAGGACGGCGGCGGCCGACGGCGGGACGGCCGGCGACGTCTTCGGCGCGATCCGGGACGCTTACGCCGCGGTCGGCTACGAGTGCGAGTGGGAGCACCACCACCAGGGCGGCGCCGCCGGCTTCGCCGGCCGGGAGTGGATCGCGACGCCCGAGCACGACGCGGCGGTCGAGTCGCCGATGGCGTACGCCTGGAACCCGACCGTACAGGGCGCGAAAAGCGAGGATACGGCCCTCGTCACCGAGGACGAGATCGCGGTCCTGACGACGACCGACCGGTGGCCGACGGTGACCGCCTCGGCCGTCGACCGCGACGTCCAGCTCGAGCGACCGGCCGTGCTCGGACTCGAGGACGACTGA
- a CDS encoding COX15/CtaA family protein: protein MSTPSHTSGHRLRPLIARFGFPHLLAATLALVAATILLGVAAKATGSGLACEANWPRCDAGPYNLLPANLPSFYEWFHRFVAMFAGFAIVGSALAAWRSPTVDRRVTSLVVLGTLLTPIQVYLGRETVFQYQMEILSLHFWTAVLIFSMFVTATVLAWAPTLTAAHVTGALGLGLAALPLHVALSPTDLGVVTNYTPTVQLLQYGVTLALVSSVIVATMVGRWRFDDRPLFGLLVGSTVLALAVTYLGRRAVMTFSPALDRLYLVVASALLVAFVVGIWRSRSSSRATRDALEP, encoded by the coding sequence GTGTCGACTCCCAGCCACACCTCCGGTCACAGGCTCCGTCCGCTGATCGCCCGGTTCGGCTTCCCCCATCTGCTGGCGGCGACGCTCGCGCTGGTCGCGGCGACGATCCTGCTCGGCGTCGCGGCGAAGGCGACCGGTTCGGGGCTGGCCTGCGAAGCGAACTGGCCCCGGTGCGACGCGGGGCCGTACAACCTGCTGCCCGCGAACCTGCCCAGCTTCTACGAGTGGTTCCACCGGTTCGTCGCGATGTTCGCCGGCTTCGCGATCGTCGGCTCCGCGCTCGCCGCCTGGCGGTCGCCGACGGTCGATAGACGCGTGACGTCGCTGGTCGTCCTCGGCACGCTCCTGACGCCGATCCAGGTGTACCTCGGCCGGGAGACGGTCTTCCAGTACCAGATGGAGATCCTCTCGCTGCACTTCTGGACTGCGGTGCTCATCTTCTCGATGTTCGTCACTGCGACCGTCCTCGCCTGGGCGCCGACGCTGACGGCCGCCCACGTCACCGGCGCGCTCGGACTCGGACTCGCCGCGCTGCCGCTGCACGTCGCGCTCAGTCCGACCGACCTCGGCGTCGTGACGAATTACACCCCGACCGTCCAGCTGCTTCAGTACGGCGTGACGCTCGCGCTGGTCTCGTCCGTCATCGTCGCCACGATGGTCGGCCGGTGGCGGTTCGACGACCGTCCGCTGTTCGGACTGCTGGTCGGCTCGACCGTGCTGGCGCTCGCGGTCACCTACCTCGGACGACGGGCGGTGATGACGTTCAGTCCCGCGCTCGATCGGCTCTACCTCGTCGTCGCGTCCGCCCTCCTCGTCGCGTTCGTCGTCGGCATCTGGCGGAGTCGATCCTCCTCGAGAGCGACTCGGGACGCGCTCGAGCCGTAG
- a CDS encoding metal-dependent hydrolase: MYQVGHYGASLTAYAPLGALVAVAGYEPVAIVGGLVCVSLSTLPDCDHQVPFLEHRGPTHSVPFALLVGAALAAAAAMLVDAASPLVDVGFVAFAFVVGALSVVSHLLADALTPMGIRPFWPVSRRRYTVNVTPAKDPIANYALFAIGVGAVLVAGGTVIAIG; this comes from the coding sequence ATGTATCAGGTAGGGCACTACGGCGCCTCCCTGACCGCGTACGCACCGCTCGGTGCCCTCGTCGCCGTCGCCGGCTACGAGCCGGTCGCCATCGTCGGCGGCCTCGTTTGCGTGTCCCTCTCGACGCTGCCCGACTGCGACCATCAGGTGCCGTTTCTCGAGCACCGCGGGCCGACCCACTCCGTCCCGTTCGCGCTCCTCGTCGGTGCCGCGCTCGCCGCCGCCGCGGCCATGCTCGTCGACGCGGCGTCGCCGCTCGTGGACGTCGGATTCGTCGCGTTCGCGTTCGTCGTCGGCGCACTCTCGGTCGTCTCGCACCTCCTCGCGGACGCGTTGACGCCCATGGGGATTCGTCCGTTCTGGCCGGTCTCTCGGCGGCGATACACGGTGAACGTGACGCCGGCCAAGGACCCGATCGCGAACTACGCGCTGTTCGCGATCGGCGTCGGTGCCGTCCTCGTCGCCGGAGGGACCGTTATCGCGATCGGGTAG
- a CDS encoding helix-turn-helix domain-containing protein has translation MSVIATITVPASSFSLGSLVDAETVTVRIETTVPTSESVIPYLWVPADVTESIVSRLESKAAVDRVAVVDEADGSVLVKVAWNDGVNGILEAIRESDAIVTSAAGTADRWTFRLRLPSYEDLSTFYARCLESNVEVELVRLHEAVAGDDPSQFGLTDAQRRLIVAAYEAGYFDVPRRTTLVELGERFDVSDSAVSQQLRRGLAALVDSTVRIEARSDDIVVGRGAEPTEPASETGNDP, from the coding sequence ATGAGCGTCATCGCGACGATCACGGTTCCGGCGTCGTCGTTCTCGCTCGGGTCGCTCGTCGACGCGGAGACCGTGACCGTGCGAATCGAAACGACGGTTCCGACGTCCGAATCGGTGATCCCGTACCTCTGGGTCCCTGCGGACGTGACCGAATCGATCGTGTCCAGGCTCGAATCGAAAGCGGCCGTCGACCGCGTGGCGGTCGTCGACGAGGCGGACGGCAGCGTGCTCGTCAAGGTCGCGTGGAACGACGGCGTCAACGGGATCCTCGAGGCGATCCGCGAGAGCGACGCGATCGTCACGAGCGCGGCCGGGACCGCCGACCGGTGGACGTTTCGACTCCGGTTGCCATCGTACGAGGATCTCTCGACGTTCTACGCGCGCTGTCTCGAGTCGAACGTCGAGGTCGAACTCGTCCGGCTTCACGAGGCGGTGGCCGGGGACGATCCGTCACAGTTCGGGCTGACGGATGCACAACGACGCCTGATCGTCGCGGCCTACGAGGCGGGGTACTTCGACGTCCCTCGACGGACCACGCTCGTCGAACTCGGGGAACGGTTCGACGTCTCCGATTCGGCCGTTTCGCAGCAACTGCGTCGCGGTCTCGCCGCGCTCGTCGATTCGACGGTACGCATCGAGGCCCGATCCGACGACATCGTCGTCGGCCGCGGCGCCGAGCCGACGGAACCCGCCTCGGAGACGGGAAACGATCCGTGA
- a CDS encoding uracil-DNA glycosylase family protein, producing the protein MGVDSLRTTVQNVTDRTSNPFGMRPPFDRTPPGDRTAVFGYGDANADFHLIGDYPHAHGGAETGVPFTGSDAGRALQDVLREVGFVSGPPNEPVCENLFCSYIHMCCLPDGEAPTDEEYAALERYFDAELRAINAHILMPVGERATDHVLREYTTQRHRFDLDVAALHATEIRGRGFLVVPIGEPTEWEDTEREALVARLEAILGRDYRQTKGVATTVG; encoded by the coding sequence ATGGGCGTCGATTCCCTCCGTACGACCGTGCAGAACGTCACCGACAGGACCAGCAATCCGTTCGGCATGCGACCGCCCTTCGACCGAACCCCGCCCGGTGACCGGACCGCCGTTTTCGGTTACGGTGACGCCAACGCGGACTTTCACCTGATCGGCGATTACCCCCACGCCCACGGCGGCGCCGAAACCGGCGTCCCGTTCACCGGCTCCGACGCCGGCCGCGCGCTCCAGGACGTCCTCCGGGAGGTCGGCTTCGTGAGCGGTCCGCCGAACGAACCCGTCTGCGAGAACCTGTTCTGTAGCTACATCCACATGTGCTGTCTCCCGGACGGAGAGGCGCCCACCGACGAGGAGTACGCCGCCCTCGAGCGCTACTTCGACGCCGAACTGCGGGCGATCAACGCGCACATCCTCATGCCGGTCGGCGAGCGGGCGACGGATCACGTCCTCCGGGAGTACACGACCCAGCGACACCGGTTCGACCTCGACGTGGCGGCGCTCCACGCGACGGAAATCCGCGGTCGAGGCTTCCTGGTCGTCCCGATCGGGGAGCCGACCGAGTGGGAGGATACGGAACGGGAGGCGCTCGTCGCGCGACTCGAGGCGATCCTGGGCCGGGACTACAGACAGACGAAGGGCGTCGCGACGACGGTCGGTTAA